In Canis lupus dingo isolate Sandy chromosome 27, ASM325472v2, whole genome shotgun sequence, one genomic interval encodes:
- the LOC112665667 gene encoding 60S ribosomal protein L21-like translates to MTNTKGKRRGTCYMFSKPFRKHGVVPLATYMRIYKKGDIVDIKGMGSVQKGMPHKCYHGKTGRVYNVTQHAVGIVVNEQVKGKILAKRINVRIEHIKHSKSRDSFLKLVKENDQKKKEAKEKGTWVQLKPACPTQRSTLCENQWKGA, encoded by the coding sequence atgaccaacacaaagggaaagaggagaggtaccTGCTATATGTTCTCTAagccttttagaaaacatggagttgttcctttggccacatacaTGCGAATCTATAAGAAAGGTGATATTGTGGACATCAAGGGAATGGGCAGTGTTCAAAAAGGAATGCCCCACAAATGTtaccatggcaaaactggaagagTCTACAATGTTACTCAGCATGCTGTTGGCATTGTTGTAAACGAACAAGTTAAGGGcaagattcttgccaagagaattaatgttcgcattgagcatattaaacactcaaagagCCGAGATAGCTTCCTGAAGcttgtgaaggaaaatgatcagaaaaagaaggaagccaaagagaaaggtacttgGGTCCAACTGAAgccagcctgccccacccagagaagcacactttgtgagaaccaatggaaaggagcctga